In one window of Eleutherodactylus coqui strain aEleCoq1 chromosome 10, aEleCoq1.hap1, whole genome shotgun sequence DNA:
- the SSNA1 gene encoding microtubule nucleation factor SSNA1, with translation MSQQGAALQSYNNELVKCIEDLCSKRDELNHQIQQEEEEKNKLQNDIRILTEKLARVNESLARKMASRNEFDKTIAETQAAYMKILESSQTLLNVLKREAGNFGKASEVRGHAPST, from the exons ATGAGCCAACAGGGAGCGGCGCTGCAGAGCTACAACAACGAGCTGGTGAAAT GTATTGAAGATCTCTGCAGCAAAAGAGATGAACTGAATCACCAGAtccaacaggaggaggaggagaagaacaaacTGCAGAACGACATCCGCATTCTCACCGAGAAACTGGCCAGGGTCAACGAGAGCCTCGCCAGGAAGATGGCATCAAGGAATGAGTTTGATAAAACCATTGCAGAAACACAAGCTGCATATATGAAG ATCCTGGAGAGCTCGCAGACGTTACTGAATGTGCTGAAGAGGGAGGCGGGTAATTTTGGGAAAGCCAGTGAAGTCCGAGGCCATGCTCCCAGCACGTGA
- the LOC136579934 gene encoding multidrug and toxin extrusion protein 1-like isoform X2: protein MIFLISVVSSIFCGHLGKMELDAVSLAIAVVNITGIAVGNGLAGACDTLMSQIYGGKNLKMVGTVLQRGILILLLFCFPCWALFVNTEPILLLFRQDPEVSRLTQIYVFIFIPALPASFLYQLQAKYLQNQGIIFPQVLTGFIANLFNALINYIFLYILGLGVMGSACANTLSQYVQAVLLFFYIVWKKLQRDTWGGWSMACFEDWGSFIRLAIPSMLMVCIEWWAFEIGIILSGVLSVEDLGAQTIIYQMATIFFMVPLGFSIAVSVRVGHALGAGDIIQAKKSMVVAILMTETCALASSILMVSLKNVIGYIFTSDEGIVVLVSSVLPVYAGTHLFDGCVATCGGVLRGTGKQKIGAIFHAVGYYVIGLPVGISLMFAAKMGILGFWLGILLCALLQVITFLIFVFKIDWDKASQEAQARTKQRVRMTRDLQNKAAIYQGAALMEVTEEPKTLSPTDTESEQRADPLQPDYTCTPLSRRRLLLQRALALIASVTVLMIGILIRLCV from the exons ATGATTTTTCTCATCAGTGTGGTCAGCTCCATATTTTGCGGACATTTGGGAAAGATGGAGCTGGACGCCGTGTCTCTGGCGATCGCG GTGGTGAACATTACTGGGATAGCGGTGGGCAATGGGTTGGCCGGAGCGTGTGACACATTAATGTCGCAG ATCTatggtgggaaaaacctgaagATGGTTGGAACCGTCCTGCAGAGAgggatcctcatcctcctcctgttCTGTTTCCCCTGCTGGGCCCTATTTGTGAACACAGAACCCATTCTACTCCTCTTCCGGCAAGACCCCGAAGTGTCCAG attAACGCAGATTTACGTCTTCATATTCATTCCAGCTCTTCCG GCCTCGTTTTTATATCAGCTTCAGGCTAAATACTTACAGAATCAG GGAATTATATTTCCACAAGTTTTAACCGGATTCATCGCAAACCTCTTCAATGCGTTAATCAACTACATCTTCCTGTACATCCTGGGCCTGGGGGTGAT GGGCTCGGCCTGCGCCAATACTTTATCTCAGTACGTCCAGGCGGTTCTGTTATTCTTCTACATCGTGTGGAAGAAGCTTCAGCGGGACACGTGGGGAG GGTGGTCCATGGCCTGCTTTGAGGACTGGGGCTCGTTCATCCGTCTCGCCATTCCCAGCATGCTCATGGTCTGTATAGAGTGGTGGGCGTTTGAGATCGGGATCATCTTGTCCG GCGTCCTCAGCGTGGAAGATCTCGGGGCTCAAACTATTATTTATCAGATGGCTACCATTTTCTTTATG GTGCCACTGGGGTTCAGCATTGCCGTCAGCGTCCGGGTGGGTCACGCTCTGGGGGCTGGGGACATCATTCAAGCCAAGAAATCAATGGTTGTCGCCATATTGATGACAG AAACCTGTGCCCTGGCCTCTTCTATCCTGATGGTCAGCCTGAAGAACGTGATTGGCTACATCTTCACTTCAGATGA GGGGATCGTGGTGCTGGTCAGCTCCGTTCTTCCCGTCTACGCTGGCACTCATCTCTTTGATGGATGTGTG GCCACGTGTGGCGGTGTTCTCCGCGGTACCGGAAAGCAGAAGATTGGCGCCAttttccatgctgtcggctattaCGTCATCGGTCTTCCCGTGGGAATCTCCTTGATGTTTGCCGCCAAGATGGGAATTCTGG GGTTCTGGCTCGGGATCctcctctgtgcgctgctgcaGGTCATCACCTTCTTAATCTTCGTATTTAAGATCGACTGGGACAAGGCATCGCAGGAG GCACAGGCCAGAACCAAGCAGCGGGTTCGGATGACACGGGACCTGCAGAACAAGGCGGCCATCTACCAGGGGGCGGCGCTGATGG AAGTCACAGAGGAGCCCAAAACGTTGAGCCCCACAGACACGGAGAGTGAGCAGAGAGCGGACCCCCTGCAGCCTGACTACACCTGCACCCCCCTGTCCAGgaggcggctgctgctgcagCGTGCGCTGGCTCTGATCGCCTCCGTCACCGTCCTAATGATCGGGATATTAATCAGACTGTGTGTGTGA
- the LOC136579934 gene encoding multidrug and toxin extrusion protein 1-like isoform X1 — translation MEKEEDEETSREVTVVAGTEHNGEPEPDTTGCIWKMRRILTDAVLQEMQKIITLAGPAFLSQLMIFLISVVSSIFCGHLGKMELDAVSLAIAVVNITGIAVGNGLAGACDTLMSQIYGGKNLKMVGTVLQRGILILLLFCFPCWALFVNTEPILLLFRQDPEVSRLTQIYVFIFIPALPASFLYQLQAKYLQNQGIIFPQVLTGFIANLFNALINYIFLYILGLGVMGSACANTLSQYVQAVLLFFYIVWKKLQRDTWGGWSMACFEDWGSFIRLAIPSMLMVCIEWWAFEIGIILSGVLSVEDLGAQTIIYQMATIFFMVPLGFSIAVSVRVGHALGAGDIIQAKKSMVVAILMTETCALASSILMVSLKNVIGYIFTSDEGIVVLVSSVLPVYAGTHLFDGCVATCGGVLRGTGKQKIGAIFHAVGYYVIGLPVGISLMFAAKMGILGFWLGILLCALLQVITFLIFVFKIDWDKASQEAQARTKQRVRMTRDLQNKAAIYQGAALMEVTEEPKTLSPTDTESEQRADPLQPDYTCTPLSRRRLLLQRALALIASVTVLMIGILIRLCV, via the exons TTCCTGTCGCAGTTGATGATTTTTCTCATCAGTGTGGTCAGCTCCATATTTTGCGGACATTTGGGAAAGATGGAGCTGGACGCCGTGTCTCTGGCGATCGCG GTGGTGAACATTACTGGGATAGCGGTGGGCAATGGGTTGGCCGGAGCGTGTGACACATTAATGTCGCAG ATCTatggtgggaaaaacctgaagATGGTTGGAACCGTCCTGCAGAGAgggatcctcatcctcctcctgttCTGTTTCCCCTGCTGGGCCCTATTTGTGAACACAGAACCCATTCTACTCCTCTTCCGGCAAGACCCCGAAGTGTCCAG attAACGCAGATTTACGTCTTCATATTCATTCCAGCTCTTCCG GCCTCGTTTTTATATCAGCTTCAGGCTAAATACTTACAGAATCAG GGAATTATATTTCCACAAGTTTTAACCGGATTCATCGCAAACCTCTTCAATGCGTTAATCAACTACATCTTCCTGTACATCCTGGGCCTGGGGGTGAT GGGCTCGGCCTGCGCCAATACTTTATCTCAGTACGTCCAGGCGGTTCTGTTATTCTTCTACATCGTGTGGAAGAAGCTTCAGCGGGACACGTGGGGAG GGTGGTCCATGGCCTGCTTTGAGGACTGGGGCTCGTTCATCCGTCTCGCCATTCCCAGCATGCTCATGGTCTGTATAGAGTGGTGGGCGTTTGAGATCGGGATCATCTTGTCCG GCGTCCTCAGCGTGGAAGATCTCGGGGCTCAAACTATTATTTATCAGATGGCTACCATTTTCTTTATG GTGCCACTGGGGTTCAGCATTGCCGTCAGCGTCCGGGTGGGTCACGCTCTGGGGGCTGGGGACATCATTCAAGCCAAGAAATCAATGGTTGTCGCCATATTGATGACAG AAACCTGTGCCCTGGCCTCTTCTATCCTGATGGTCAGCCTGAAGAACGTGATTGGCTACATCTTCACTTCAGATGA GGGGATCGTGGTGCTGGTCAGCTCCGTTCTTCCCGTCTACGCTGGCACTCATCTCTTTGATGGATGTGTG GCCACGTGTGGCGGTGTTCTCCGCGGTACCGGAAAGCAGAAGATTGGCGCCAttttccatgctgtcggctattaCGTCATCGGTCTTCCCGTGGGAATCTCCTTGATGTTTGCCGCCAAGATGGGAATTCTGG GGTTCTGGCTCGGGATCctcctctgtgcgctgctgcaGGTCATCACCTTCTTAATCTTCGTATTTAAGATCGACTGGGACAAGGCATCGCAGGAG GCACAGGCCAGAACCAAGCAGCGGGTTCGGATGACACGGGACCTGCAGAACAAGGCGGCCATCTACCAGGGGGCGGCGCTGATGG AAGTCACAGAGGAGCCCAAAACGTTGAGCCCCACAGACACGGAGAGTGAGCAGAGAGCGGACCCCCTGCAGCCTGACTACACCTGCACCCCCCTGTCCAGgaggcggctgctgctgcagCGTGCGCTGGCTCTGATCGCCTCCGTCACCGTCCTAATGATCGGGATATTAATCAGACTGTGTGTGTGA